Below is a genomic region from Brassica oleracea var. oleracea cultivar TO1000 chromosome C9, BOL, whole genome shotgun sequence.
NNNNNNNNNNNNNNNNNNNNNNNNNNNNNNNNNNNNNNNNNNNNNNNNNNNNNNNNNNNNNNNNNTTTTCCCAAGGGTTTAGGGTTTAGGATTAGAGTTTAGGGTTTAGTGTTTTGTTGACAACATTTTTTTTTTTGAATTCATTTTTTATATATTATTTTTATTTATTTTTAAATTTTATTTTGAAAAAATAATATAATTTGCCAAGTTATTTGGTTTCCTTAATTAAAAGATACTAGATTTAAAATGAAAATTTTCTATTGGTTGGTGAAGCTAAAGGTTCACCCCTACCCAAGAATAACTCCTGATTTTTAAGCATATTATAATTCTTTAGCATATTATAATTTTCGTAAAGCTTAAAATGTTCGGAAATCCAGGAAGATTAAAGGAACTGGCCACACTAAAAAAAATCGCTATACTTTTTAGTACTAATTAGTGTGGTCATCATCATTTGTTTTCTTTTTGAAAAAAAAACAAAAAAAAAGTCATCATCATTTGTTACCTTAACATTTTTCTATATAAAGTTTTACATGAATACAGACCGAAATTGTAGTTCCAATTAACCAAATGAAATAAATAGATTTATCCATATTATCGCTCACTTATGGTTACATACATATAAACACGAAGACATTCTTACATGGTTAAATAATAAATTTACGGACCATATCCTCTCATATTCTATTTCCTGATTGAAATAAAACACTTTTGATGATGGTCAAATGTTTGTGTCCTTGCCTGGCCATTGTGCATAGCACTAAGCCTGTAACTAGTTTACATAGATAACATACAAATATAAGTTATGTACATTAAAAAATAATTATTCTTACAACCGGTTTGTAGTTGACTTTGGGATGTTATTTTTTTGGTTTAATCAAAACAAAACAGCACATTCTTTTTTGGTTAGAGCACCCGCGCAACGCGGGTTCGTGATGAATCCTAAGCGCGATAACTTAGGTAAAAGCAATTAAAAAAATAATTTTAAAATGTCGTAACCGAAGGATTGATCCTAAACTAAGGGGTTTAAGGATCAAATCCTTAATCACGTGGCAAGGCGGGAGTGGTCGTGGTAGGGGTTGTGTTTCGTATGTGGAAAAAAACATTCATTCTCTTTCTCCGTCTCGAAAAAAAAACTCTCCCGAAGGCGAAAGGCGATTCAGAGATCGTGAAACGGTGAAGGTAAATCGCGTGCTCTTAACTCAATATTTTTGGATTAGGTGTTGATGCATGTTGATTAGTCAGTTCTAGGGTTCTATCGTGTGGTAAAAATCGATTTTAGGTTTCAAATCGAATTGGGGATTTTTTTCGATTTACGGTTTTCGTCTAGGTTTGTTATTTTCTGCATCTCGAATCGGTTCTTTGTTGTTTGAGAGTTCTATCGTATGGTTTTAATAGATATAGGGTTTGAAATTGAGTTGGGATTGACTTCTGGATTGATTTACGTTCCGTGAAGAGTTATAAATAATTTTACGGTTCGAGATTGATTTGTAAATCGATTACGGGTTCAGGATAGTCGAAACCATTTGTGTTAAGCTATCCTTATAGCTAATTATGAATCTGATAACATGATTTTCCTTGCAGGTTTTGAAATGGAGGAAGAACTTCGCGATAAGAAAGCACAAAAAGAGTACTACAACATGATCGATTTTGTTGCAAATGCGCAACAGGGGATTCCCAAAATTTGCCCCTGTGGATCAATCACGAAAGAAACCGTTGATGAAGATGATACGTACGACTACCTCCCGGGAAAAAGATACTTTATCTGCAAAGACTTTGAGGTATGTACTGTAATTAATCTGGTTATTTTTATGGTTCATATTCTGACAAATGTTTATCTTTTTTTGCAGAATGATGGGCTGCATTTCAGGCAACCATGGGTTACGGCTATTCATGAAGAAGTTGAGAGGCTCAAAGAACGGTATCACGAGCAGGCGAAGCTTCTGAGAGAGTGCCAGGCAGTTAAGGTGAGTGATGAGTGATCTGTTATGTCTTTAGGACTTTACTTATATGTGGGTAGGACTATAGTTCTGTAATAACTGTATGATGTATGTTCAGGACGAGGTGAGAATGCTGCAGGACGAGGTGAGAATGCTGCTTATGCGTGTGGCTGAACTCGAGAGAGCCCTGTGAGGTTAGTGGATTAAATTATCCTTCATCTCTGCCTCGTGTGAAATTAGTAGGAGTTTGCAAATAATATCCATACTGCTTCATTAAATCTCGCTTTCAAACGAAAACTTCATTAACTCACTCTCTAGCTGTTATGATAGGACAGTTTCCTACTAGGATTAAATAGAGTTGAACTAAAGATCCCCATTTAATCTTCTGCGTTTCTACAAGAGAAACACAGAGTGAAATCCGAAAATGGAAAACTCCACTTGCTTTGTAAACCTTTTAGCTAGCCAAGGGTGTGTTGAGCTTGACTCATCGGAACCCCTTTGCTTTAACAGCCAATGTTCCGATGAGTCTACTGTCAAAGAGAGGAAGAAATGGACACCAAAGGAGGATATAATCCTCATTGGTGCTTGGCTCAACACCAGCAAAGACCCTATAGTCGGGAATGAACAAAAAGCTGGTAAGTTCTGGCAGAGGATTGTACAGTACTACAACTGCAGTCCTCAGCTGGTTGGGACAATCCCAAGAGAACTTGGGCAATGCAAGCAAAGATGGGCTAGGATCAATGATTTGGTGTGTAAATTTTCGGGCTGCTACGAGATGGCATTGAGGGAGCAGAGGAGCGGGCAAAATGACAACGATGTGATGAAGGCTGCTTTGGATATCTTCTACAATGACCACGGCAGTAAGTTCAACTTGGAACATGCGTGGAGGGAGCTTCGACATGATGTGAAATGGTGTTCCACCTATCTCGAGAAGGAGAGCGGTCGGGAGAAGCGCAAAGCAGTTGCTTCTGATGCTCAAGGGTCATTCGCGGAGCCAGAAGAAAGACCCATAGGAGTTAAGGCAGCTAAGGCTGGTAGCAAGAAGAAGAAAGGTGGAAAAGAAGAAGAATTGGAAAAGATAGAAGGACTGTTGGCGCTCAAAAAACAAATCTCTAGACAGAATGTGCTAGAGAGTTTACTTGCAAAGACTGAGCCACTAGATGACATGGAATTAGCTCTGAAAATGAAACTTATGTCTGAAATGATGTGATGATTGTTAGCTCTAACTTTAGTACACATTTGCTGTTCGTTTCACTATGTTTAATCATCTCATTTTCTCTATTTCAGGTGATGTACAAGACCATGTGCCTGACGAAGACAAAAGCTGCTGTCTCTTCCTTATGTATTCACGGGATGCTTGTTTTTTTCTCTTATTTTTCCATGTGAACCTAGTCACGGGTACTTTGTCTGTTTATTAGCTTTGTATTTATAAGTCTGGTTGTAGACTCGGCGAAGAGCTATCTCATTTGCTCTTCTTGTACTAAAAACTTGTTATGATGAAATTTTAATTTCGAGTATCTGCGTTTCATCAACCCTTCCCTTCATATTTGTATGCTCACGGCAGGTATGGTCACTGGTTTGTGTTGCCAGTATGATAGTAGAGTTTTGTGTTGCTTCTCAAAATACCAATTCAAATCTTTAGTAGGCTTCAATCCACCATCGAATATTTGATATTGTATAAGGTTGATACAATGATTGATTGACAACCTAGAATTAGATGATTCTGATATATAAGGTTGATATAATGGTCCAACTATTCGTACGCACAACTATGGTTTTGGTTTTAACAAACTTTCTTTTGTAGATTTAAGAAAGGATAGTGAAATATGGGAGATGAAGCAAGGTCCTAAAGCAGAGTTATTTGCTAAAGTTCAAGAATCAACCCGAAAAGATGTGGAGCGGGCTTTTGGAGTATTGCAATCTCGATTTGCAATAGTGAAAAACCCGGCTATTTTGTGGGACAAGAAACAGATAGGGATGGTTATGCGAACATGTATCATACTTCACAATATGGTAGTAGAAAATGAACGCAATGGATACACTCAGTATGATACATCTGAATTTGAAGAAGGAACCTCGACCAGAAGTTCGAATGTGGATGCACCCAATACTTCCGAGATGCCTCCAAATCTCGCTAATATGCTTCTTATACGGACTCATCTTCGTGATAGGCAGTTACATGAACGATTGAAAAATGATTTGGTAGAAAATATTTGGAACAAGTTTGGTAATGATGAAGATGAATAATTATTGTATGTTTGCATTTAATCATTCAATAAATGAATTTTCAATTTTAATGTTTTGCAACTTTCATAATTTTAAATTTCTTAAAAAAAAAAAAATTATAAGGACTTCATAGTAGTAACACCATTGGACATATAATTAGGATCAAAGTCCTTAACTATTCAGAAAAGAAAAAAAATATATTAAAATATGGCTAAGGACTCCAATGGTGGGTAACACCATTGGAGATGCTCTTATATTCATTGTCTCATACTTTCTTAGAACTATTTAAAACACTAACAATTTAAAACATACTATGATCCAAGTAATCTTATGTCTTAATGCTAATCAAAACCGTTACAGCATTTCCAATGGTGCTCTATAATTTCATTTATAATTTATAATAAAATAGAATAACTCTATTATAAAATTAGTTTTGCTCTAATGGTTAACTATATACTAAAGTTACTCTATAATAGAGTGAAATATAGATGAATGTTGCTCTAATGATACTCTATTTTTCACTCTAAAAATAAAGTTTTGAGTAAAAATGCTTCAATGGTACTATACTTTTAACTCTATAATAGAGTGAAAAATAGGTTTACTCCAAATATAAAGTAATTTATTTTTTTATTCATAACTCTATTTTCTACTTTAAAATAGAATACCATTGGATCAAACTCAAACTCTATTATAGAGTTACTCTTGTTAGAGTAAAAAATAGAGTAAACTATTAAAAATGGTCTTATACTCTAAATAAAGAATAAAAAACAACATTACTCTATATTTCACTCTATTATATAGTTAACCATTGGAGTAAAACCAACTATATAACAGAGTGACTCTATTTTAGTAAAAATTATAGAGAAAATTATAGAGCATAATTGGAGATGGTCTTATTCTGTTGGAACAACATGATCTGTCTCCTCACAGGATGCCCTTTCGAATCAAAACCTTGCAACTCTTCATCTCTCCAGCCATAACAAAACTCATAACATTATAGCTCAAGTTGTCATAATGGCATCAAAACGTTATATACATTTGATCGCGGGTATAAACAAAAGGATAGTAATAGAGAGCTTACGTGGCGATCATGAAGGCGATTGCCCCAAATGTCACTTTTCTGCAATTCTCACCAGAAATGTTCTGATTCCACTCCTTTTCTCCTGCTAATCCTTCTCCTCCTTTTATGATTATAGTTTATGTTGTTTCTTATGGATTGTAATGCCAACAAAATTGTCATTTGTGTAAAAGAACCTCAATAGTTCTTATCATTGGCCTAAGACTGTAATATTTTGAGAAGATGATATAAATAAAAAGAATTCCTAAGTATAAATAATTTAATTATTTTCTAAAACACATTAAAAATATTCTTCTGTATTTTAATTATATTTTTAAATTTATGCATGTATAAGTATTTAATTTTGTATATCTTATAAATAAAACTATAGTTATCTATACATCTAACGCATTTCAACCAATAAAAAATTTGGAGAATATAAGAAATCATATACTATATAAAATTAAATAAATATTGGATTGAGATTTAAAACAAATTTATTTCGTAACAAAAAATTTACTTTACAATTACAATGATAAATAAAATAAAACGGAGAGAGTATTAATTTTGAAACTGAAGTACTGATTTTGGATATTTTGGCGTTGAGGATGTTTGAGTTAAAATCCATTATATATTTCATCATTAAAATATAATAAAAATAAATCTTAAAAATATAACAGGAAACCCTTGTACATACTCTCTTTGACAAGTGTTATTTGTGAGTGATTTTTAGAATATAAATTTAAATTACATATGTAATTTACATTAAATTGCTAATATAAAATTTAAGAGAACCTCTTTAATTTGGACGTGTATTTAGGACATCATCAACAATACTATCTTTCCATTAAATATCTCAGACATAAAATATTAACCTGTTTAAGTTTTGAAATTAATTTTAATAGAAAAATGCTAATCTGAGCACAAGTGTAAGATGTCTTTCAATTTTTGGCTTTTAAAAAAAAATCAAAAGAAAAACATATCTCAACTTTTTTCTCTTTTATTATATGTTTATATAGGGGTGTTCAATCCAGATATCGGTTCGGTTTCGGTTCGGTTTTTTTGGTTTTTCGGTATTTCGGTTAGTAAAATATAACTACCATTCTAAATTCATATTTACTTCGGTTCGGTTCGGTTTATATACCGTCGGTTTTCGGTTTATTCGGTTTTATACCAAAAAACATAATTCTTTATTTTGGGATCATATTATATGAATTTTAGAGTCTTGTTGTCAACACATTCATCTATTAAAAAATATTATAAGTTTAAATAAAAGAACAAAAATAAAAAATATTTCTAGCATCTAATAAAATAATCAAATCTATAATTAAAATCAAAGCTCAAAATTTTGATAATAAAAATAAAAAAAAAACAAAAAATAAAACATAAGCACGAAGCACAAAAAATAAGTTACTATATTCTTTCATATTTAGCGTACATGAAAGTCATGTTTCTTCTATTAAACACGAAACTCTATTCCTTTATAGATAAAAAAAATTGTGAAGAATTTTCACTAATTGTTATCATCAAATTTATAATCTTTATTTCAATTTAGTCAATGCTAAATTAAAGCAAAAAGATCAAAAGAAAACTAAGAAAATAAGAAGCATGTTTGCGATGAATTGTTATTTAATTATAGTTCAAATGTTTTACAAATCAGGACTATTTTATTATTGTAAAAAATATGGTAATAATTATTAGTAAAAAATTAACTTATGATTTTCATACGTTGTTATAAAATATATACATATTTACATGTTTCTATTTTTTGATCGGTTTTATTCGGTTTATTCGGTTTTATCGGTTATATACCGAACCATATCCAAATCCTACGGTTTTTTAAAAATCATATCCATTCGGTTTATATGGTATATACCAAATCCAAACTATATTATCTATTTCGGTTTGGTTCGGTTCGGTTTTGCCATATTGAACAGCCCCTAGTTTATATTTATTTTATCGGCAAGAAAATTTATGTAAAAATTCTGATAAAAATATTTTAGAGTATTTTTATCAATGTTTTTTTTTTCAAAAAATCTATGTATTTAAGATATTTAAAATAAAATAGGAAGAGACAATATATAGAAAACGATTCTTATTTTTAATTTTTATTCACTCCTTTCTAAATTATTATTATTGGAGACTACGAAGATACTCAGCAATAAAAACTCCCGTCCGCGTCCACATTGGTAACCCTATTATTCACTTTGTTCTTCTCTTTTCTTTTCTTCCAAGTCTCTCAAACCCCAACTTTCTTTCAGTCCAAAGCTATGTACGAAACAACCCTGACCGAAGATCCCTCCTGTAAGATCTCTCTCTTTCTTTTCTCTTTGCTTCTTGCTCGAGATTGTTTGTCTATATATATATATGGATTAGATTTCATATGATCGATCTGTCAAGTTAAAACCAGCAGATCTAACCGTCGATATCGATCTGCCCTATTAAATTATATATATTATTGATGATTGATCTATACTACGTTGTTATTATAATTTTTTTTTTTTGTATGCAGTGGGCTACACAGGGTGCTTCTGGGACTACAGAGATTTACCAATCCCTGAAACCCCTCATGGTATCAACCCTTCTCTTATTCATCTAAAGGTCTTAGATGCTCTTGAGAGCAAACTACTGCTTGGTCATTTGGCAATCTGGTTTTTCGCTGAGAAACCAATAATACAAGATAATTTTGAAGAAGCTCAATTCTTCTTCCCCGAAGGAGGTGAATTCCTTTTACTTTTGTTTGTATATGTCTGGAATGTATCATGATCTTTGTTTGATATTTATAGTTCCAAAAGATGAATCTGAGAGGGCTAAGATGATGATTAAGGCGATTCTTTTCTTTGCATTGGACAAAGATGGTTGCGGTGATGAACATAACAATCTGGTGGTAGTCTCAAATACCATCTCACTAGAACCCGAGTTAGTCGGTGTTCTTAAGGCTTTGGAATTCAGAAACCACAATGTTCTCTTGGTACAATCCGATGAAGCAAACAAGGTCAATATTCCTACCTTAAGCCTTGATTTGCTCTTCCAAAGCATGCTAGATGATGATGATGATGACGAGGACGATGGAGTTGGCGAAGAAGAGAAAGAAGCTATTGCAAAATTGAAAAAAGTTATTGCAGAAAAAAGAAGAGCTCTCGCAAAAAGGAAGAATGCTCAAGAGAAAGAGAAAAATGCTTTTATAAGGGGAGAAGTTGCAAAAGCTACCACTGGAGTCAGGTCACTATATTTCACTATCAAGTATGCTCTTGCTGAGGAGAATGAAGATCATTCTGATGACATGTCAGTATTCACTTACGGTAAAAGGAAGACATTGCCGTCTGAAAATTCTGTCGAAACCCCCTTCTCCCTAGGTGAAGTGACTTTTTTTTTACTTATTTGAAAAAACCCTTTTGTCTCTCTTTTATTAATTTCTTGATTTGAGATTCCCTCAGCTCGATATCTTTTATTCATGCATGCAGGGGGAAAGATGGTTCATCGTGGTGCATGGGATAAAGCTATAAGATGATGTGGGACATTCTTATATGGTCATTTGACAATCGTGAGACTGGACTAAATTTGGTGGTAAACCTCTCGTTGGAAGACAAGGAGTTCGTCAATACTTCTGCCTACACCGAGTTTGTGGATACTCTTTTCAAATTGAAAGAGAAAGGTTACAATGTACTCGTAGTACAACATGAAACCGAGAGCGCATCGGAATACCTAATTAGTTCTGTAAGCTCGATATGGCTTTGGACAAGTATATTACATCACTTCAATTCAGCTAAAGATGTGGAGGTATGTGATTGATTCAAATTAAAAAGAAAAGCTTATTATTAGACACGATATAAACGTTAGAAACTCTTCTATCATAATTGATCAAATCTTTTTATCATTTGTTGTGTGTGTTTGGGTTGGTTTCAGGTTTTGGGGATGGAAAGATTGAAGATTGAGCTTCAGTCAAGGGGGCTGAAATGTGGAGGGACGCTGCAAGAGCGAGCTGAAAGGCTCTTCTTACTTAAATCAACACCACTCGAAAAATTCCCAAAGAAATTTCTGGCCAAGAGAGGGGAAATGAAGAGAGAAGAAATGAAGAGAATGGAAATTTTGGCCAAGAGAGAAGAAGAAATGAATGCAAGTCCTTTTGGATGATAAGCTCCCAAAGAAATAAATACATGACTTTTGGAAGTGTCCAAATAAATGAGAGAAAACAGAGCTTCTCTTCACAGCCAACTTTTGTAAATCATTATCATTACATTTTTCACATACTTAGCTGAATAGTAACTTTGTTGTACATATACTGTTAGTATTGAGCATATTGGGCCCTTTAATTGTTATAGGCTTTTACGGGTTTGTGTCCATGGACTTGCTAAAGCCAGATCTCACTATGAAACCCTAGAGAAGACTATGTTGAGTGCGGTACACGCATAGGACCGAAAGAAATCTTCAAGATTAAGGTGGAATGGTTGAGGGCAAAGCTTGATGATGTTATTTAGTTTCTTACTCGTGATTTCAGATTTTTGTTAAGATTTTCGTGTTGTACTTCCACAAAGTCATAGTTCAAAACATATTCTAAAGG
It encodes:
- the LOC106317139 gene encoding uncharacterized protein LOC106317139 isoform X3, with protein sequence MEEELRDKKAQKEYYNMIDFVANAQQGIPKICPCGSITKETVDEDDTYDYLPGKRYFICKDFENDGLHFRQPWVTAIHEEVERLKERYHEQAKLLRECQAVKDEVRMLQDEVRMLLMRVAELERAL
- the LOC106317139 gene encoding glutathione S-transferase T3-like isoform X1, whose amino-acid sequence is MENSTCFVNLLASQGCVELDSSEPLCFNSQCSDESTVKERKKWTPKEDIILIGAWLNTSKDPIVGNEQKAGKFWQRIVQYYNCSPQLVGTIPRELGQCKQRWARINDLVCKFSGCYEMALREQRSGQNDNDVMKAALDIFYNDHGSKFNLEHAWRELRHDVKWCSTYLEKESGREKRKAVASDAQGSFAEPEERPIGVKAAKAGSKKKKGGKEEELEKIEGLLALKKQISRQNVLESLLAKTEPLDDMELALKMKLMSEMM
- the LOC106317139 gene encoding uncharacterized protein LOC106317139 isoform X2, whose product is MIFLAGFEMEEELRDKKAQKEYYNMIDFVANAQQGIPKICPCGSITKETVDEDDTYDYLPGKRYFICKDFENDGLHFRQPWVTAIHEEVERLKERYHEQAKLLRECQAVKDEVRMLQDEVRMLLMRVAELERAL